The Phoenix dactylifera cultivar Barhee BC4 chromosome 12, palm_55x_up_171113_PBpolish2nd_filt_p, whole genome shotgun sequence genome includes the window CGTATCACAGCAGATAACTTCTCCTCTACCCTAAATCGAATTCCTTCCATCTCATTAGAAAAACCCTAACAATCTAGGGTTCCACACACACAGCTCTACGAGATTTAACTCCCTCATCTCCAAACATAAAGAAGAAAATAGGACTGAAGAGGGAGGGAAAAGGGGAACGCAAGAAAGGAAGAAACCCAATCCGAATCCTAACCCTATGTCATGACCAAACCCTAGATTTAGATCGATCGAGTTGTCGAAGTAATTCAGGATACTACCCACCAAACAAACATAAAAGAATTCAGAGAACCCTTACCTCGAATTCGCGCGGGCGCGGAGCTTTCGACTACTTTCACAGCCATACTCGTCGATCGATCCAATCcggaacaaaaaaataaaaaggaaaaaactgaGAAAAAAAAGTAAAGCCTGTCCGCTCTCTCCTCTTCCGACTGGAAcgagagaagaaaacaaaaaaaaaaaagaggaagggggagTTTTTTTTCTTGGGGAACGGATGAACGATCGATAGGGAGAGACTCGCCGGCCGGCCTGAGCCGGAGCGGACGACATCCGAACCGCCCTAGGGGCCCGCCCACCGCGGGGCAAGTGCAACCGGGAGTTCCGGTTTCCCCCCTGCAGAACCGGACTAACCCGCGGCTTTGACCGATGGAACCCGGTTGGGCCGACGCCCATAAAGGAAACGAACCACGGCGGCTTACCGGTTTAGCCGGTCAGACCCCAGCGTTCCCCATCTTCTATATATACAAAACCGAACCTCGCTTCTCCTGGGGTTTCTGGAGGCGCGTCAAAAGGGCAAAAAAACCCTGAGAGCCCGGTGGAGAGAAAGAAACCGCcgcgaaaataaaaaaaaaaccgagTAAGTCCTCAACCCGTCTCCCTCGTCTTTCCGTACTGTTGGCATGACAGTTATTTCGGTTGCTTTGCAGTTGAATGGCATCTGAGGCGGAGATTATACTCCCGATTGGTACCCAAAAGCACGATCCGGCTTGGAAGCACTGCTTGATGATCCGGTCAGGTGACCGGACGAAGCTGAAATGCATGTACTGCATGAAGCCATTTAGCGGCGGCGGGATCCACCGAATCAAAGAACATCTCGCCCGGCACAAAGGAAACGCTTCGTGCTGCCCCCGCGTCCCGCCGGAGGTCCAGGTTGCGATGCAGCAGAGCTTGGAGGGCGCAGCGGTGAGAAAGAACAAGAAGGTTAAGCTTGCTGAAGAGGCGAACAAGGTTTGCTCGAGTAGCAATCAGGCAGAAGGGGGTCAAGCGGATGTCGGGCTGCAAATGATCCCGCTACCTGAAATGCTTCATGACATTCCTCCTCTGCAGGTGGAGGTGAGAGAGGAGGGTATGcccaaagagagagggaggaagaagagagcaaGATATACTTCtcctccaccgccgccgccacctTTTCCCACTGCATTGGAGGTTGGCGTGCCTATCAAGTCCTATCTGGGAGCCCCTGTCGATAAGGATCATGTCTATATGGCAATTGGGCGGTTTCTCTACGAGGCTGGGGTGCCTATGGATGCAGTTAATTCCGTGTATTTCCAGCCGATGTTGGATGCGATTGCGTCGGCCGGGCCAGGGTACGAAATGTTCTCGTATCATGATTTCCGTGGTTGGATTTTGAAGAGATCGATCGAAGAAGCGAATAACAAGTTGCTGCGTTTAAAGGGGATGTGGAGTCGGACTGGATGTTCCATACTGGCCGATGAATGGACCACCGAGACCGGTAAAACCCTGATCAATTTTTTGGTGTATTGTCCCGAAGGAACGGTGTTGTTGAAGTCGGTTGATGCATCACATATTGTTACTTCTGCTGATACGCTCTATGAGTTGCTTAAGTATGTGGTGGAAGAAGTTGGTGCGGCAGATGTAGTACAAGTGATCACAAACAACACTGAGAACCATGTTGTTGCAGGGAAAAGTTTGACCGAAACGTTTCCTACCTTGTTTTGGACGCCATGCGCTTCACAGTGCATAGATGCAATGCTCGAGGATATCGGGAAGTTGGAGGCAATAAGCGAGATCGTTGAGAATGCAAAAACTGTTACAGGGTTTATCTACAACCATGCGATTGTCTTGAATATGATGAGGAAGTATACAAGTGGGAGAGATCTGATAATCCCAAGCAACACCCGTGCTTCCATGAATTTCGTCGCATTGAAGAGCATGGCTTGTTTGAAAGAGGATTTGAGTGCCATGGTCAGCtcggaggagtggatggagtgCCCATATTCGAAGAAGCCTGGCGGCGTTGCTATGACTAATCTTGTTGGCAGTTTAGAATTTTGGTCTTCTTGTGCTGCAATTGTTCGCATAACGGAGCCGCTGGTTCGAGTTCTTAAATTAGTTGAAAGCAACAAGAGGCCTGCAATGGGTTATATTTCTGTGGCTATGCATCAAGTTAAACAAGCAAT containing:
- the LOC103697942 gene encoding uncharacterized protein LOC103697942 codes for the protein MASEAEIILPIGTQKHDPAWKHCLMIRSGDRTKLKCMYCMKPFSGGGIHRIKEHLARHKGNASCCPRVPPEVQVAMQQSLEGAAVRKNKKVKLAEEANKVCSSSNQAEGGQADVGLQMIPLPEMLHDIPPLQVEVREEGMPKERGRKKRARYTSPPPPPPPFPTALEVGVPIKSYLGAPVDKDHVYMAIGRFLYEAGVPMDAVNSVYFQPMLDAIASAGPGYEMFSYHDFRGWILKRSIEEANNKLLRLKGMWSRTGCSILADEWTTETGKTLINFLVYCPEGTVLLKSVDASHIVTSADTLYELLKYVVEEVGAADVVQVITNNTENHVVAGKSLTETFPTLFWTPCASQCIDAMLEDIGKLEAISEIVENAKTVTGFIYNHAIVLNMMRKYTSGRDLIIPSNTRASMNFVALKSMACLKEDLSAMVSSEEWMECPYSKKPGGVAMTNLVGSLEFWSSCAAIVRITEPLVRVLKLVESNKRPAMGYISVAMHQVKQAIKMELVKISDYIPYWDIIDWRWDRQLPCPLHAAGFFLNPQFFYSIQGEVSNKVLSGMLDCIERLVPETKVQDKIQKELALYKSAAGDLGRKMAVRARHTSLPAEWWSTYGGGCPNLMRLAVRILSQTCSARGCDRIHIPFEQIHNQRMNYLEHQRLCDLIFVRYNLRLQQRQLLKTRPFDPISVDNIDTVDDWIVEKGELLSGADEDPNWMALNPPLASGVLSANSDDLEVEAFIAGLDDEVIRGAGQDAEDDDGIKEEDESHDGTSFTCNGGS